One stretch of Juglans microcarpa x Juglans regia isolate MS1-56 chromosome 3D, Jm3101_v1.0, whole genome shotgun sequence DNA includes these proteins:
- the LOC121255619 gene encoding inositol-tetrakisphosphate 1-kinase 3-like isoform X2, whose amino-acid sequence MRLNGEIQPEEEERKVTDSFNSQTYSIGIGFPHSQSHDLVVGYALTSKKKKSFLQPKLLCLARNKGIFFVAIDLNRPLSDQGPFDVVLHKLSGKDWCANIENYRQKNPEVTVLDPPYAIEHLHNRQSMLQDVADLNLSDCHGKVGVPRQLVITKDPSSIPCEVNKAGLKLPLVAKPLVVDGSAKSHELFLAYDQFSLAELEPPLVLQEFVNHGGILFKVYIVGEIIKVVRRFSLPNVSKRELEKVAGVNRFPRVSSAAASADDADLEPSVAVHPPQPLLENLARELRCRLGLRLFNIDMIREHGTRDVFYVIDINYFPGKYNLFALKPNLLSFLIRFRLSSVVDSETHHM is encoded by the exons aTGAGGTTGAACGGTGAAATCCAAccagaggaggaggagaggaaggtAACCGATAGCTTCAATTCGCAGACGTATTCGATCGGCATCGGGTTCCCTCACTCACAGTCGCACGATCTCGTCGTCGGGTATGCCTTGACctctaagaagaaaaagagcTTCTTGCAGCCCAAGCTTCTCTGCCTTGCTAG GAATAAGGGGATATTCTTTGTAGCCATTGATTTAAACAGGCCCCTGTCAGATCAAGGTCCTTTTGATGTTGTTTTGCATAAG TTGTCGGGAAAGGACTGGTGTGCCAATATTGAG aattacAGGCAAAAAAATCCTGAAGTAACTGTCCTTGATCCTCCATATGCCATAGAACATCTGCACAATCGTCAGTCCATGCTGCAGGATGTGGCAGATCTAAACTTGTCTGACTGCCATG GCAAGGTTGGTGTTCCAAGGCAGTTGGTCATTACAAAAGATCCATCTTCAATTCCTTGTGAAGTGAATAAAGCTGGGCTCAAGTTGCCTCTGG TTGCAAAACCTTTGGTTGTGGATGGAAGTGCCAAGTCACATGAACTATTTCTTGCTTATGATCAGTTCTCCCTTGCAGAACTTGAACCTCCTTTGGTTCTCCAGGAGTTTGTTAACCATG GTGGAATTCTCTTCAAAGTTTATATTGTGGGGGAAATCATAAAGGTTGTAAGGCGTTTCTCTCTACCTAATGTCAGTAAGCGCGAGCTAGAAAAAGTTGCTGGTGTGAACCGTTTCCCAAGGGTTTCATCTGCTGCAGCTTCTGCAGATGATGCAGATCTGGAACCTAGTGTTGCTG TACATCCTCCACAACCTTTGCTGGAGAATCTAGCAAGGGAGCTCCGTTGCCGACTG GGTCTCCGGCTATTCAACATAGATATGATTCGAGAGCATGGGACCAGAGATGTCTTTTATGTCATTGACATCAACTACTTTCCTGGCAAGTATAATCTGTTTGCATTGAAGCCAAATTTACTCTCTTTTCTGATTCGATTTAGGTTGAGTTCAGTGGTGGATTCTGAAACACATCATATGTAA
- the LOC121255619 gene encoding inositol-tetrakisphosphate 1-kinase 3-like isoform X1: MLQDVADLNLSDCHGKVGVPRQLVITKDPSSIPCEVNKAGLKLPLVAKPLVVDGSAKSHELFLAYDQFSLAELEPPLVLQEFVNHGGILFKVYIVGEIIKVVRRFSLPNVSKRELEKVAGVNRFPRVSSAAASADDADLEPSVAVHPPQPLLENLARELRCRLGLRLFNIDMIREHGTRDVFYVIDINYFPGYGKMPDYEHIFTDFLLSLVQSKHKKRPAA, from the exons ATGCTGCAGGATGTGGCAGATCTAAACTTGTCTGACTGCCATG GCAAGGTTGGTGTTCCAAGGCAGTTGGTCATTACAAAAGATCCATCTTCAATTCCTTGTGAAGTGAATAAAGCTGGGCTCAAGTTGCCTCTGG TTGCAAAACCTTTGGTTGTGGATGGAAGTGCCAAGTCACATGAACTATTTCTTGCTTATGATCAGTTCTCCCTTGCAGAACTTGAACCTCCTTTGGTTCTCCAGGAGTTTGTTAACCATG GTGGAATTCTCTTCAAAGTTTATATTGTGGGGGAAATCATAAAGGTTGTAAGGCGTTTCTCTCTACCTAATGTCAGTAAGCGCGAGCTAGAAAAAGTTGCTGGTGTGAACCGTTTCCCAAGGGTTTCATCTGCTGCAGCTTCTGCAGATGATGCAGATCTGGAACCTAGTGTTGCTG TACATCCTCCACAACCTTTGCTGGAGAATCTAGCAAGGGAGCTCCGTTGCCGACTG GGTCTCCGGCTATTCAACATAGATATGATTCGAGAGCATGGGACCAGAGATGTCTTTTATGTCATTGACATCAACTACTTTCCTG GGTATGGGAAAATGCCGGACTACGAGCACATATTTACAGATTTCCTGCTGAGCCTTGTGCAGAGCAAGCATAAGAAGAGACCTGCTGCTTAA
- the LOC121255619 gene encoding inositol-tetrakisphosphate 1-kinase 3-like isoform X3, whose product MRLNGEIQPEEEERKVTDSFNSQTYSIGIGFPHSQSHDLVVGYALTSKKKKSFLQPKLLCLARNKGIFFVAIDLNRPLSDQGPFDVVLHKLSGKDWCANIENYRQKNPEVTVLDPPYAIEHLHNRQSMLQDVADLNLSDCHGKVGVPRQLVITKDPSSIPCEVNKAGLKLPLVAKPLVVDGSAKSHELFLAYDQFSLAELEPPLVLQEFVNHGGILFKVYIVGEIIKVVRRFSLPNVSKRELEKVAGVNRFPRVSSAAASADDADLEPSVAVHPPQPLLENLARELRCRLGLRLFNIDMIREHGTRDVFYVIDINYFPGYGKMPDYEHIFTDFLLSLVQSKHKKRPAA is encoded by the exons aTGAGGTTGAACGGTGAAATCCAAccagaggaggaggagaggaaggtAACCGATAGCTTCAATTCGCAGACGTATTCGATCGGCATCGGGTTCCCTCACTCACAGTCGCACGATCTCGTCGTCGGGTATGCCTTGACctctaagaagaaaaagagcTTCTTGCAGCCCAAGCTTCTCTGCCTTGCTAG GAATAAGGGGATATTCTTTGTAGCCATTGATTTAAACAGGCCCCTGTCAGATCAAGGTCCTTTTGATGTTGTTTTGCATAAG TTGTCGGGAAAGGACTGGTGTGCCAATATTGAG aattacAGGCAAAAAAATCCTGAAGTAACTGTCCTTGATCCTCCATATGCCATAGAACATCTGCACAATCGTCAGTCCATGCTGCAGGATGTGGCAGATCTAAACTTGTCTGACTGCCATG GCAAGGTTGGTGTTCCAAGGCAGTTGGTCATTACAAAAGATCCATCTTCAATTCCTTGTGAAGTGAATAAAGCTGGGCTCAAGTTGCCTCTGG TTGCAAAACCTTTGGTTGTGGATGGAAGTGCCAAGTCACATGAACTATTTCTTGCTTATGATCAGTTCTCCCTTGCAGAACTTGAACCTCCTTTGGTTCTCCAGGAGTTTGTTAACCATG GTGGAATTCTCTTCAAAGTTTATATTGTGGGGGAAATCATAAAGGTTGTAAGGCGTTTCTCTCTACCTAATGTCAGTAAGCGCGAGCTAGAAAAAGTTGCTGGTGTGAACCGTTTCCCAAGGGTTTCATCTGCTGCAGCTTCTGCAGATGATGCAGATCTGGAACCTAGTGTTGCTG TACATCCTCCACAACCTTTGCTGGAGAATCTAGCAAGGGAGCTCCGTTGCCGACTG GGTCTCCGGCTATTCAACATAGATATGATTCGAGAGCATGGGACCAGAGATGTCTTTTATGTCATTGACATCAACTACTTTCCTG GGTATGGGAAAATGCCGGACTACGAGCACATATTTACAGATTTCCTGCTGAGCCTTGTGCAGAGCAAGCATAAGAAGAGACCTGCTGCTTAA